A part of Ammospiza nelsoni isolate bAmmNel1 chromosome 9, bAmmNel1.pri, whole genome shotgun sequence genomic DNA contains:
- the AKNAD1 gene encoding LOW QUALITY PROTEIN: protein AKNAD1 (The sequence of the model RefSeq protein was modified relative to this genomic sequence to represent the inferred CDS: inserted 1 base in 1 codon; deleted 1 base in 1 codon; substituted 1 base at 1 genomic stop codon) has translation METTTKCKLPDWMKAQMNNSFADALGCSTDATEEEEDYLVYDGDVGIGCKYNNNSENLNACSCTRDISGILNLACSEDNKNIKAAANYETPLQPEEFSSHHRGTRGTTAVPIEMPGSEASFQQELPVGSASKAGSREHGTTSKMSTVLLRHFSRGELLSTCPLIECETIPEVSFTESIDDTGSKPEPSEHSRGSLVYEQWAASSEEYPLEKHKEVQAHDKNGNSFNGNRSVSKKSIFSSGQCGCRQEFSEVVNEAGDTHTFQNMKDERALFKRTVSPCELKYGQGQAHYCLPDFSDAASEVQVPKKPDNITSVPSTAREKPFPILQSKSVPVNNILENKNHFNSAEVENQEERSISELLQQLQMLTQHADIQNHIDHLRFNAKILPQSDFANANIAISSGHTGTPPDVITLRAPVPVQPTHGLLKARLQPGTAASALPAAGTVKAQCLNPSDSLPELTLGEKMSQILKDQTEQLTKKVEDFSKHMIQETLFLQDKYLALNQLKRYLDALERNYLKAREEHHNLHLQNYKDKPINLGEFDPERRVEGGIFRLGMLLEDIEEQMEGSKGSLSSLLTSYESAQSFCESLTVSSTADLPQTRGTETPSFHKKHEGERSQTTDVIPPANQLSLEGKKCNLCLHINTNIQEEKTGTSPLFMQRKPTDLSDTNLSSDSEDFSACDSYNDSQSKNLGNCDTLSYKSLNVRLCGEKQGLRCRCPRGSRDQVKLRNYKESVQSCTLCRRRSSGSSSTPAYSQKRISTQKAQKPSQPDEVVTRLHERXNTNNDGXVLYNCMENSTYRKLTCDQVLSRCMKSFVAAKTCCSSTYDKIILPQQYTPSKKSAQRKSAINIRDRNASDSYSNVLSSTLDHAIETANSLKEATERMVQAVSEDLAKVKRKQF, from the exons ATGGAGACTACAACAAAGTGCAAACTGCCAGACTGGATGAAAGCCCAAATGAATAATTCATTTGCAGATGCATTAGGCTGTAGCACAGATGCAactgaagaggaagaagattACTTAGTTTATGATGGAGATGTAGGAATAGGCTGTAAATACAACAATAACTCAGAGAATTTGAATGCCTGTAGTTGTACAAGAGATATTTCTGGTATTTTAAACTTAGCCTGTTCTGAAGAtaacaaaaacataaaagcagCAGCCAATTATGAAACTCCTCTACAGCCTGAAGAATTCTCCAGTCATCACAGAGGCACCAGAGGAACAACTGCAGTTCCAATTGAAATGCCTGGAAGCGAAGCTTCCTTTCAGCAGGAATTACCTGTTGGCAGTGCCAGTaaagcaggcagcagagaaCATGGAACTACCTCCAAGATGTCCACGGTCCTCCTGCGTCATTTTTCTAGGGGAGAATTACTAAGCACATGCCCCTTAATTGAATGTGAGACAATACCGGAGGTGTCCTTTACTGAAAGTATCGATGACACCGGGAGCAAACCTGAGccttcagagcacagcagaggctcTTTAGTGTATGAACAATGGGCAGCCAGCTCTGAGGAGTATCCCTTAGAAAAGCACAAAGAAGTACAGGCTCATGACAAAAATGGAAACTCATTTAATGGGAATAGATCTGTTTCaaagaaatctattttttcttctggacaATGTGGGTGCAGACAAGAATTTTCAGAAGTGGTTAATGAGGCTGGAGATACACACACCTTTCAAAACATGAAAGATGAGAGAGCCCTGTTTAAGAGAACAGTTTCACCTTGTGAGCTCAAATATGGCCAAGGGCAAGCTCACTATTGCCTTCCTGACTTCTCTGACGCTGCTTCAGAAGTTCAAGTACCAAAAAAACCTGACAATATTACCTCAGTTCCTTCAACTGCAAGAGAAAAACCCTTTCCTATTTTGCAAAGTAAATCAGTACCTGTGAACaacattttggaaaataagAATCACTTCAATTCTGCTGAAGTAGAGAACCAAGAAGAAAGGAGTATTTCAGAACTGCTGCAACAGCTACAG ATGCTGACACAGCATGCTGACATCCAGAATCATATTGACCATCTGAGATTTAATGCTAAG ATACTTCCTCAGTCAGACTTTGCAAATGCCAACATTGCCATTTCCTCAGGACACACTGGGACACCACCTGATGTCATCACATTACGTGCTCCTGTCCCTGTACAACCTACACATGGTTTGCTTAaagcaa GACTGCAGCCTGGAACAGCAGCATCAGCACtaccagcagctgggacagtaAAAGCACAGTGTCTGAATCCTTCTGATTCACTGCCAGAACTAACACTAGGAGAAAAGATGTCTCAAATACTGAAGGATCAGACAGAGCAACTGACTAAGAAA GTGGAAGACTTCTCTAAACATATGATCCAGGAAACACTCTTTTTACAAGACAAATATCTG GCATTAAATCAACTGAAAAGATACCTTGATGCcttggaaagaaattatttaaaagctaGAGAAGAGCACCACAACTTACACCTGCAGAACTACAAGGACAAGCCTATCAACCTTGGAGAGTTTGATCCTGAGAG AAGGGTGGAAGGAGGAATATTCAGACTTGGCATGCTGCTTGAAGACATTGAGGAACAAATGGAAGGCAGCAAAGGCAGCCTGTCATCGTTACTGACTTCCTATGAATCTGCCCAGTCTTTCTGTGAG AGCCTCACAGTTTCAAGCACCGCTGATCTCCCACAAACAAGAGGTACTGAAACTCCATCTTTTCACAAGAAGCATGAGGGAGAAAGAAGTCAGACAACTGATGTAATCCCACCAGCAAATCAACTTTCTTTAGAAGGCAAAAAGTGCAATCTTTGTCTGCACAT aaatacaaatatccaagaagaaaaaactggGACATCTCCACTCTTCATGCAGAGAAAACCAACTGATTTATCAGATACCAACCTGA GCAGTGATTCAGAAGACTTCTCAGCCTGTGATTCTTATAATGACTCACAAAGCAAGAACCTTGGCAACTGTGACACTCTAAGTTACAAATCATTAAATGTGAGATTATGTGGAGAGAAACAAG GACTTAGATGCAGATGCCCCAGGGGAAGCAGAGATCAAGTAAAACTCAGGAATTATAAAGAGTCTGTTCAGTCTTGTACCCTGTGTAGAAGAAGGAGCTCTGGTTCAT CCTCAACTCCAGCTTATTCACAGAAGAGAATCTCCACTCAAAAGGCTCAAAAACCCAGTCAGCCAGATGAAGTTGTAACCAGACTTCATGAAAG ATAGAATACAAATAATGATG CTGTGCTTTACAATTGCATGGAAAATTCTACTTACCGT AAATTAACTTGCGACCAAGTGCTGTCGAGGTGTAT GAAATCCTTTGTGGCTGCCAAAACCTGCTGCTCAAGCACATATGATAAAATTATCCTTCCACAGCAATACACACCCAGTAAGAAATCTGCCCAAAGAAAATCTGCAATCAACATCAGAGACAGAAATGCCAGTGATTCCTATTCAAAT GTTTTAAGTTCTACTCTGGATCATGCCATAGAGACAGCAAACAGTTTGAAGGAAGCTACAGAGCGGATGGTACAAGCAGTTTCAGAAGATCTAGCTAAAGTTAagagaaaacagttttaa